In one window of Camelina sativa cultivar DH55 chromosome 15, Cs, whole genome shotgun sequence DNA:
- the LOC104745913 gene encoding TSA1-like protein isoform X1, translating into MGTKFLALGLSLCLVLSSFYEVSCQDEGTGGLSVGLIEHEYQANVNSLQGNEASDQTETSGQKNSTVTDNNTISLSLTEESVETLKESEDTSAQVGAVTDEVQKSSSMLDHIELEFEAHVNELKKAGSDVINKVDRSKDDEEAVRRHKMLEAIEREFEELLAAAAAGFEQLKIDDSTQGIDDEQSAKRQSMLDEIERDFEAATKGLEQLKADDLTGVNDEEHAARREKMLEEIEREFEEATKGLEELRHSTSSTDDEAHSAKRENMLDAIEREFEAVTSGLKGLKINAHTVKDEDDSEKAAKRQSMLDAIDRDFEAVTESFKQLEDLADSKQEGDQSATRQSMLDEVEREFEAVTESFKQLEDLADSKQEGDQSATRQSMLDEVEREFEAAASNLKQLNLDDFTEGDDAAQSAKRNSMLEAIEREFEAATKGLEELKTNDSTDGKDDDEHAARRKSMLDAIELEFEAATRGLNEIKNESKQDENKRSIMLEAIEREFEAVTIAKTNGDDSAKSTSTITVAQKTYAGNSAGLEGLLKPADGVCGCFNQDKDGLKADTDSSINIAEILAEESKSQGSETSRLTMSLNNLVHTHREQTSSKVSSVLGSSSVTSTTSESSATSESIEGLKLTLKKLRGLSARDLVNHPNFDEIIAAGTRYEVLSSASIGYISLLAKYKTVIKEGLEASQRVQIAQTRAKLLKETAMEKQRSVDSVFASAKITAQRGDALHIRIVAIKRLLAKLEAEKVNVDSKFTSLTTSLSQLLKEASQAYEEYHEAVRKAKDEQAAEEFALETTKRAEQIWVEFLSSLN; encoded by the exons ATGGGAACGAAGTTTTTAGCTCTAGGTTTGTCTCTTTGTCTCGTTCTCTCAAGCTTCTATGAAGTTTCTTGTCAG GATGAAGGAACTGGAGGTTTGAGTGTAGGTCTAATCGAGCATGAATATCAAG CTAATGTCAATTCTCTCCAAGGCAATGAAGCATCAGATCAAA CTGAGACCAGTGGTCAGAAAAACAGCACAGTGACTGATAACAACACTATATCTCTGTCTCTAACTGAAGAATCAGTGGAAACTCTTAAAGAATCTGAAGACACATCAGCTCAG GTAGGAGCTGTTACTGATGAAGTCCAGAAAAGTTCGAGTATGTTGGACCATATCGAACTTGAGTTCGAAG CCCATGTCAATGAACTTAAAAAGGCTGGATCTGATGTTATCAACAAAGTTGATAGATCtaaggatgatgaagaag CTGTTAGGAGACATAAAATGTTGGAAGCCATTGAGCGCGAGTTTGAAG AGTTACTtgcagctgctgctgctggatTTGAACAACTAAAGATTGATGATTCCACCCAAGGAATAGATGATGAACAAT ctGCAAAGAGACAAAGCATGTTGGATGAGATTGAACGTGACTTTGAAG CTGCTACAAAGGGTCTTGAACAATTAAAGGCTGATGATTTAACAGGAGTCAATGATGAAGAACACG CTGCAAGGAGAGAAAAGATGCTAGAAGAGATCGAAAGAGAGTTCGAAG AAGCTACAAAAGGTCTTGAAGAACTAAGGCACTCAACCTCAAGCACAGATGATGAAGCACACT CTGCAAAGAGAGAGAATATGCTAGATGCAATTGAACGCGAGTTTGAAG CTGTTACCAGTGGTCTTAAAGGGCTAAAGATTAATGCTCACACTgtcaaagatgaagatgattcaGAAAAAG CTGCCAAGAGACAAAGTATGCTAGATGCAATTGACCGCGATTTTGAAG CCGTTACTGAGAGTTTTAAGCAACTTGAAGATCTCGCCGATAGCAAACAGGAGGGAGACCAAT CTGCAACGAGGCAAAGTATGTTGGATGAGGTTGAACGTGAATTTGAAG CCGTTACTGAGAGTTTTAAGCAACTTGAAGATCTCGCCGATAGCAAACAGGAGGGAGACCAAT CTGCAACGAGGCAAAGTATGTTGGATGAGGTTGAACGTGAATTTGAAG CTGCTGCAAGTAACCTGAAGCAGCTAAATCTTGACGACTTCACAGAAGGAGATGACGCTGCACAAT CTGCAAAGAGAAATAGCATGCTTGAAGCTATTGAACGAGAGTTTGAAG CCGCTACAAAAGGACTTGAAGAGTTAAAGACTAACGATTCAACCGATGGcaaggatgatgatgaacatg CTGCAAGGAGAAAAAGTATGCTTGATGCTATTGAACTCGAGTTTGAAG cCGCAACAAGAGGCCTTAATGAGATAAAGAATGAATCAAAACAAG ATGAAAACAAGAGAAGCATTATGTTGGAAGCAATCGAACGCGAATTTGAAG CTGTTACAATTGCAAAGACTAATGGAGATGACT CTGCAAAGAGTACGTCAACCATAACTGTAGCGCAGAAAACTTATGCCGGAAACAGTG CTGGTTTAGAAGGTCTTCTAAAGCCTGCAG aTGGTGTATGTGGTTGTTTTAACCAAGACAAAGATGGTCTTAAGGCAGACACAGATTCTTCGATTAACATAGCGGAGATACTCGCTGAAGAATCCAAATCCCAG GGCTCAGAGACTTCTCGCCTCACCATGTCATTGAACAATCTTGTTCATACCCATAGAGAACAAACGTCCTCAAAGGTAAGCTCAGTCCTTGGCTCATCATCGGTTACTTCTACCACAAGCGAATCATCCGCTACATCAGAGAGCATAGAGGGATTGAAGCTAACCCTAAAGAAGCTGCGCGGTCTAAGTGCACGTGATCTCGTAAACCATCCAAACTTCGATGAGATTATAGCAGCCGGTACACGTTACGAGGTACTCAGCTCAGCTTCTATTGGTTACATCTCTTTGCTAGCCAAATACAAAACCGTCATTAAAGAAGGACTCGAGGCTTCTCAGAGAGTCCAGATTGCTCAAACCCGAGCCAAACTGTTGAAAGAAACCGCAATGGAGAAGCAGAGATCCGTAGACTCGGTCTTTGCATCGGCAAAGATCACGGCTCAACGTGGAGACGCGTTGCACATCAGAATCGTTGCGATCAAGAGACTGCTGGCGAAGCTAGAAGCAGAGAAAGTGAACGTTGATTCAAAGTTTACGTCGTTGACGACGAGTCTGTCACAGCTTCTCAAGGAGGCTTCCCAGGCCTACGAAGAGTATCACGAGGCGGTGCGTAAGGCAAAGGACGAGCAAGCGGCAGAGGAATTTGCACTAGAGACGACCAAGAGAGCAGAACAGATATGGGTTGAGTTTCTTAGTTCGCTTAATTGA
- the LOC104745913 gene encoding TSA1-like protein isoform X3, protein MGTKFLALGLSLCLVLSSFYEVSCQDEGTGGLSVGLIEHEYQANVNSLQGNEASDQTETSGQKNSTVTDNNTISLSLTEESVETLKESEDTSAQVGAVTDEVQKSSSMLDHIELEFEAHVNELKKAGSDVINKVDRSKDDEEAVRRHKMLEAIEREFEAAAAGFEQLKIDDSTQGIDDEQSAKRQSMLDEIERDFEAATKGLEQLKADDLTGVNDEEHAARREKMLEEIEREFEEATKGLEELRHSTSSTDDEAHSAKRENMLDAIEREFEAVTSGLKGLKINAHTVKDEDDSEKAAKRQSMLDAIDRDFEAVTESFKQLEDLADSKQEGDQSATRQSMLDEVEREFEAVTESFKQLEDLADSKQEGDQSATRQSMLDEVEREFEAAASNLKQLNLDDFTEGDDAAQSAKRNSMLEAIEREFEAATKGLEELKTNDSTDGKDDDEHAARRKSMLDAIELEFEAATRGLNEIKNESKQDENKRSIMLEAIEREFEAVTIAKTNGDDSAKSTSTITVAQKTYAGNSAGLEGLLKPADGVCGCFNQDKDGLKADTDSSINIAEILAEESKSQGSETSRLTMSLNNLVHTHREQTSSKVSSVLGSSSVTSTTSESSATSESIEGLKLTLKKLRGLSARDLVNHPNFDEIIAAGTRYEVLSSASIGYISLLAKYKTVIKEGLEASQRVQIAQTRAKLLKETAMEKQRSVDSVFASAKITAQRGDALHIRIVAIKRLLAKLEAEKVNVDSKFTSLTTSLSQLLKEASQAYEEYHEAVRKAKDEQAAEEFALETTKRAEQIWVEFLSSLN, encoded by the exons ATGGGAACGAAGTTTTTAGCTCTAGGTTTGTCTCTTTGTCTCGTTCTCTCAAGCTTCTATGAAGTTTCTTGTCAG GATGAAGGAACTGGAGGTTTGAGTGTAGGTCTAATCGAGCATGAATATCAAG CTAATGTCAATTCTCTCCAAGGCAATGAAGCATCAGATCAAA CTGAGACCAGTGGTCAGAAAAACAGCACAGTGACTGATAACAACACTATATCTCTGTCTCTAACTGAAGAATCAGTGGAAACTCTTAAAGAATCTGAAGACACATCAGCTCAG GTAGGAGCTGTTACTGATGAAGTCCAGAAAAGTTCGAGTATGTTGGACCATATCGAACTTGAGTTCGAAG CCCATGTCAATGAACTTAAAAAGGCTGGATCTGATGTTATCAACAAAGTTGATAGATCtaaggatgatgaagaag CTGTTAGGAGACATAAAATGTTGGAAGCCATTGAGCGCGAGTTTGAAG ctgctgctgctggatTTGAACAACTAAAGATTGATGATTCCACCCAAGGAATAGATGATGAACAAT ctGCAAAGAGACAAAGCATGTTGGATGAGATTGAACGTGACTTTGAAG CTGCTACAAAGGGTCTTGAACAATTAAAGGCTGATGATTTAACAGGAGTCAATGATGAAGAACACG CTGCAAGGAGAGAAAAGATGCTAGAAGAGATCGAAAGAGAGTTCGAAG AAGCTACAAAAGGTCTTGAAGAACTAAGGCACTCAACCTCAAGCACAGATGATGAAGCACACT CTGCAAAGAGAGAGAATATGCTAGATGCAATTGAACGCGAGTTTGAAG CTGTTACCAGTGGTCTTAAAGGGCTAAAGATTAATGCTCACACTgtcaaagatgaagatgattcaGAAAAAG CTGCCAAGAGACAAAGTATGCTAGATGCAATTGACCGCGATTTTGAAG CCGTTACTGAGAGTTTTAAGCAACTTGAAGATCTCGCCGATAGCAAACAGGAGGGAGACCAAT CTGCAACGAGGCAAAGTATGTTGGATGAGGTTGAACGTGAATTTGAAG CCGTTACTGAGAGTTTTAAGCAACTTGAAGATCTCGCCGATAGCAAACAGGAGGGAGACCAAT CTGCAACGAGGCAAAGTATGTTGGATGAGGTTGAACGTGAATTTGAAG CTGCTGCAAGTAACCTGAAGCAGCTAAATCTTGACGACTTCACAGAAGGAGATGACGCTGCACAAT CTGCAAAGAGAAATAGCATGCTTGAAGCTATTGAACGAGAGTTTGAAG CCGCTACAAAAGGACTTGAAGAGTTAAAGACTAACGATTCAACCGATGGcaaggatgatgatgaacatg CTGCAAGGAGAAAAAGTATGCTTGATGCTATTGAACTCGAGTTTGAAG cCGCAACAAGAGGCCTTAATGAGATAAAGAATGAATCAAAACAAG ATGAAAACAAGAGAAGCATTATGTTGGAAGCAATCGAACGCGAATTTGAAG CTGTTACAATTGCAAAGACTAATGGAGATGACT CTGCAAAGAGTACGTCAACCATAACTGTAGCGCAGAAAACTTATGCCGGAAACAGTG CTGGTTTAGAAGGTCTTCTAAAGCCTGCAG aTGGTGTATGTGGTTGTTTTAACCAAGACAAAGATGGTCTTAAGGCAGACACAGATTCTTCGATTAACATAGCGGAGATACTCGCTGAAGAATCCAAATCCCAG GGCTCAGAGACTTCTCGCCTCACCATGTCATTGAACAATCTTGTTCATACCCATAGAGAACAAACGTCCTCAAAGGTAAGCTCAGTCCTTGGCTCATCATCGGTTACTTCTACCACAAGCGAATCATCCGCTACATCAGAGAGCATAGAGGGATTGAAGCTAACCCTAAAGAAGCTGCGCGGTCTAAGTGCACGTGATCTCGTAAACCATCCAAACTTCGATGAGATTATAGCAGCCGGTACACGTTACGAGGTACTCAGCTCAGCTTCTATTGGTTACATCTCTTTGCTAGCCAAATACAAAACCGTCATTAAAGAAGGACTCGAGGCTTCTCAGAGAGTCCAGATTGCTCAAACCCGAGCCAAACTGTTGAAAGAAACCGCAATGGAGAAGCAGAGATCCGTAGACTCGGTCTTTGCATCGGCAAAGATCACGGCTCAACGTGGAGACGCGTTGCACATCAGAATCGTTGCGATCAAGAGACTGCTGGCGAAGCTAGAAGCAGAGAAAGTGAACGTTGATTCAAAGTTTACGTCGTTGACGACGAGTCTGTCACAGCTTCTCAAGGAGGCTTCCCAGGCCTACGAAGAGTATCACGAGGCGGTGCGTAAGGCAAAGGACGAGCAAGCGGCAGAGGAATTTGCACTAGAGACGACCAAGAGAGCAGAACAGATATGGGTTGAGTTTCTTAGTTCGCTTAATTGA
- the LOC104745913 gene encoding TSA1-like protein isoform X4 — protein MGTKFLALGLSLCLVLSSFYEVSCQDEGTGGLSVGLIEHEYQANVNSLQGNEASDQTETSGQKNSTVTDNNTISLSLTEESVETLKESEDTSAQVGAVTDEVQKSSSMLDHIELEFEAHVNELKKAGSDVINKVDRSKDDEEAVRRHKMLEAIEREFEELLAAAAAGFEQLKIDDSTQGIDDEQSAKRQSMLDEIERDFEAATKGLEQLKADDLTGVNDEEHAARREKMLEEIEREFEEATKGLEELRHSTSSTDDEAHSAKRENMLDAIEREFEAVTSGLKGLKINAHTVKDEDDSEKAAKRQSMLDAIDRDFEAVTESFKQLEDLADSKQEGDQSATRQSMLDEVEREFEAAASNLKQLNLDDFTEGDDAAQSAKRNSMLEAIEREFEAATKGLEELKTNDSTDGKDDDEHAARRKSMLDAIELEFEAATRGLNEIKNESKQDENKRSIMLEAIEREFEAVTIAKTNGDDSAKSTSTITVAQKTYAGNSAGLEGLLKPADGVCGCFNQDKDGLKADTDSSINIAEILAEESKSQGSETSRLTMSLNNLVHTHREQTSSKVSSVLGSSSVTSTTSESSATSESIEGLKLTLKKLRGLSARDLVNHPNFDEIIAAGTRYEVLSSASIGYISLLAKYKTVIKEGLEASQRVQIAQTRAKLLKETAMEKQRSVDSVFASAKITAQRGDALHIRIVAIKRLLAKLEAEKVNVDSKFTSLTTSLSQLLKEASQAYEEYHEAVRKAKDEQAAEEFALETTKRAEQIWVEFLSSLN, from the exons ATGGGAACGAAGTTTTTAGCTCTAGGTTTGTCTCTTTGTCTCGTTCTCTCAAGCTTCTATGAAGTTTCTTGTCAG GATGAAGGAACTGGAGGTTTGAGTGTAGGTCTAATCGAGCATGAATATCAAG CTAATGTCAATTCTCTCCAAGGCAATGAAGCATCAGATCAAA CTGAGACCAGTGGTCAGAAAAACAGCACAGTGACTGATAACAACACTATATCTCTGTCTCTAACTGAAGAATCAGTGGAAACTCTTAAAGAATCTGAAGACACATCAGCTCAG GTAGGAGCTGTTACTGATGAAGTCCAGAAAAGTTCGAGTATGTTGGACCATATCGAACTTGAGTTCGAAG CCCATGTCAATGAACTTAAAAAGGCTGGATCTGATGTTATCAACAAAGTTGATAGATCtaaggatgatgaagaag CTGTTAGGAGACATAAAATGTTGGAAGCCATTGAGCGCGAGTTTGAAG AGTTACTtgcagctgctgctgctggatTTGAACAACTAAAGATTGATGATTCCACCCAAGGAATAGATGATGAACAAT ctGCAAAGAGACAAAGCATGTTGGATGAGATTGAACGTGACTTTGAAG CTGCTACAAAGGGTCTTGAACAATTAAAGGCTGATGATTTAACAGGAGTCAATGATGAAGAACACG CTGCAAGGAGAGAAAAGATGCTAGAAGAGATCGAAAGAGAGTTCGAAG AAGCTACAAAAGGTCTTGAAGAACTAAGGCACTCAACCTCAAGCACAGATGATGAAGCACACT CTGCAAAGAGAGAGAATATGCTAGATGCAATTGAACGCGAGTTTGAAG CTGTTACCAGTGGTCTTAAAGGGCTAAAGATTAATGCTCACACTgtcaaagatgaagatgattcaGAAAAAG CTGCCAAGAGACAAAGTATGCTAGATGCAATTGACCGCGATTTTGAAG CCGTTACTGAGAGTTTTAAGCAACTTGAAGATCTCGCCGATAGCAAACAGGAGGGAGACCAAT CTGCAACGAGGCAAAGTATGTTGGATGAGGTTGAACGTGAATTTGAAG CTGCTGCAAGTAACCTGAAGCAGCTAAATCTTGACGACTTCACAGAAGGAGATGACGCTGCACAAT CTGCAAAGAGAAATAGCATGCTTGAAGCTATTGAACGAGAGTTTGAAG CCGCTACAAAAGGACTTGAAGAGTTAAAGACTAACGATTCAACCGATGGcaaggatgatgatgaacatg CTGCAAGGAGAAAAAGTATGCTTGATGCTATTGAACTCGAGTTTGAAG cCGCAACAAGAGGCCTTAATGAGATAAAGAATGAATCAAAACAAG ATGAAAACAAGAGAAGCATTATGTTGGAAGCAATCGAACGCGAATTTGAAG CTGTTACAATTGCAAAGACTAATGGAGATGACT CTGCAAAGAGTACGTCAACCATAACTGTAGCGCAGAAAACTTATGCCGGAAACAGTG CTGGTTTAGAAGGTCTTCTAAAGCCTGCAG aTGGTGTATGTGGTTGTTTTAACCAAGACAAAGATGGTCTTAAGGCAGACACAGATTCTTCGATTAACATAGCGGAGATACTCGCTGAAGAATCCAAATCCCAG GGCTCAGAGACTTCTCGCCTCACCATGTCATTGAACAATCTTGTTCATACCCATAGAGAACAAACGTCCTCAAAGGTAAGCTCAGTCCTTGGCTCATCATCGGTTACTTCTACCACAAGCGAATCATCCGCTACATCAGAGAGCATAGAGGGATTGAAGCTAACCCTAAAGAAGCTGCGCGGTCTAAGTGCACGTGATCTCGTAAACCATCCAAACTTCGATGAGATTATAGCAGCCGGTACACGTTACGAGGTACTCAGCTCAGCTTCTATTGGTTACATCTCTTTGCTAGCCAAATACAAAACCGTCATTAAAGAAGGACTCGAGGCTTCTCAGAGAGTCCAGATTGCTCAAACCCGAGCCAAACTGTTGAAAGAAACCGCAATGGAGAAGCAGAGATCCGTAGACTCGGTCTTTGCATCGGCAAAGATCACGGCTCAACGTGGAGACGCGTTGCACATCAGAATCGTTGCGATCAAGAGACTGCTGGCGAAGCTAGAAGCAGAGAAAGTGAACGTTGATTCAAAGTTTACGTCGTTGACGACGAGTCTGTCACAGCTTCTCAAGGAGGCTTCCCAGGCCTACGAAGAGTATCACGAGGCGGTGCGTAAGGCAAAGGACGAGCAAGCGGCAGAGGAATTTGCACTAGAGACGACCAAGAGAGCAGAACAGATATGGGTTGAGTTTCTTAGTTCGCTTAATTGA
- the LOC104745913 gene encoding TSA1-like protein isoform X6: MGTKFLALGLSLCLVLSSFYEVSCQDEGTGGLSVGLIEHEYQANVNSLQGNEASDQTETSGQKNSTVTDNNTISLSLTEESVETLKESEDTSAQVGAVTDEVQKSSSMLDHIELEFEAHVNELKKAGSDVINKVDRSKDDEEAVRRHKMLEAIEREFEAAAAGFEQLKIDDSTQGIDDEQSAKRQSMLDEIERDFEAATKGLEQLKADDLTGVNDEEHAARREKMLEEIEREFEEATKGLEELRHSTSSTDDEAHSAKRENMLDAIEREFEAVTSGLKGLKINAHTVKDEDDSEKAAKRQSMLDAIDRDFEAVTESFKQLEDLADSKQEGDQSATRQSMLDEVEREFEAAASNLKQLNLDDFTEGDDAAQSAKRNSMLEAIEREFEAATKGLEELKTNDSTDGKDDDEHAARRKSMLDAIELEFEAATRGLNEIKNESKQDENKRSIMLEAIEREFEAVTIAKTNGDDSAKSTSTITVAQKTYAGNSAGLEGLLKPADGVCGCFNQDKDGLKADTDSSINIAEILAEESKSQGSETSRLTMSLNNLVHTHREQTSSKVSSVLGSSSVTSTTSESSATSESIEGLKLTLKKLRGLSARDLVNHPNFDEIIAAGTRYEVLSSASIGYISLLAKYKTVIKEGLEASQRVQIAQTRAKLLKETAMEKQRSVDSVFASAKITAQRGDALHIRIVAIKRLLAKLEAEKVNVDSKFTSLTTSLSQLLKEASQAYEEYHEAVRKAKDEQAAEEFALETTKRAEQIWVEFLSSLN, from the exons ATGGGAACGAAGTTTTTAGCTCTAGGTTTGTCTCTTTGTCTCGTTCTCTCAAGCTTCTATGAAGTTTCTTGTCAG GATGAAGGAACTGGAGGTTTGAGTGTAGGTCTAATCGAGCATGAATATCAAG CTAATGTCAATTCTCTCCAAGGCAATGAAGCATCAGATCAAA CTGAGACCAGTGGTCAGAAAAACAGCACAGTGACTGATAACAACACTATATCTCTGTCTCTAACTGAAGAATCAGTGGAAACTCTTAAAGAATCTGAAGACACATCAGCTCAG GTAGGAGCTGTTACTGATGAAGTCCAGAAAAGTTCGAGTATGTTGGACCATATCGAACTTGAGTTCGAAG CCCATGTCAATGAACTTAAAAAGGCTGGATCTGATGTTATCAACAAAGTTGATAGATCtaaggatgatgaagaag CTGTTAGGAGACATAAAATGTTGGAAGCCATTGAGCGCGAGTTTGAAG ctgctgctgctggatTTGAACAACTAAAGATTGATGATTCCACCCAAGGAATAGATGATGAACAAT ctGCAAAGAGACAAAGCATGTTGGATGAGATTGAACGTGACTTTGAAG CTGCTACAAAGGGTCTTGAACAATTAAAGGCTGATGATTTAACAGGAGTCAATGATGAAGAACACG CTGCAAGGAGAGAAAAGATGCTAGAAGAGATCGAAAGAGAGTTCGAAG AAGCTACAAAAGGTCTTGAAGAACTAAGGCACTCAACCTCAAGCACAGATGATGAAGCACACT CTGCAAAGAGAGAGAATATGCTAGATGCAATTGAACGCGAGTTTGAAG CTGTTACCAGTGGTCTTAAAGGGCTAAAGATTAATGCTCACACTgtcaaagatgaagatgattcaGAAAAAG CTGCCAAGAGACAAAGTATGCTAGATGCAATTGACCGCGATTTTGAAG CCGTTACTGAGAGTTTTAAGCAACTTGAAGATCTCGCCGATAGCAAACAGGAGGGAGACCAAT CTGCAACGAGGCAAAGTATGTTGGATGAGGTTGAACGTGAATTTGAAG CTGCTGCAAGTAACCTGAAGCAGCTAAATCTTGACGACTTCACAGAAGGAGATGACGCTGCACAAT CTGCAAAGAGAAATAGCATGCTTGAAGCTATTGAACGAGAGTTTGAAG CCGCTACAAAAGGACTTGAAGAGTTAAAGACTAACGATTCAACCGATGGcaaggatgatgatgaacatg CTGCAAGGAGAAAAAGTATGCTTGATGCTATTGAACTCGAGTTTGAAG cCGCAACAAGAGGCCTTAATGAGATAAAGAATGAATCAAAACAAG ATGAAAACAAGAGAAGCATTATGTTGGAAGCAATCGAACGCGAATTTGAAG CTGTTACAATTGCAAAGACTAATGGAGATGACT CTGCAAAGAGTACGTCAACCATAACTGTAGCGCAGAAAACTTATGCCGGAAACAGTG CTGGTTTAGAAGGTCTTCTAAAGCCTGCAG aTGGTGTATGTGGTTGTTTTAACCAAGACAAAGATGGTCTTAAGGCAGACACAGATTCTTCGATTAACATAGCGGAGATACTCGCTGAAGAATCCAAATCCCAG GGCTCAGAGACTTCTCGCCTCACCATGTCATTGAACAATCTTGTTCATACCCATAGAGAACAAACGTCCTCAAAGGTAAGCTCAGTCCTTGGCTCATCATCGGTTACTTCTACCACAAGCGAATCATCCGCTACATCAGAGAGCATAGAGGGATTGAAGCTAACCCTAAAGAAGCTGCGCGGTCTAAGTGCACGTGATCTCGTAAACCATCCAAACTTCGATGAGATTATAGCAGCCGGTACACGTTACGAGGTACTCAGCTCAGCTTCTATTGGTTACATCTCTTTGCTAGCCAAATACAAAACCGTCATTAAAGAAGGACTCGAGGCTTCTCAGAGAGTCCAGATTGCTCAAACCCGAGCCAAACTGTTGAAAGAAACCGCAATGGAGAAGCAGAGATCCGTAGACTCGGTCTTTGCATCGGCAAAGATCACGGCTCAACGTGGAGACGCGTTGCACATCAGAATCGTTGCGATCAAGAGACTGCTGGCGAAGCTAGAAGCAGAGAAAGTGAACGTTGATTCAAAGTTTACGTCGTTGACGACGAGTCTGTCACAGCTTCTCAAGGAGGCTTCCCAGGCCTACGAAGAGTATCACGAGGCGGTGCGTAAGGCAAAGGACGAGCAAGCGGCAGAGGAATTTGCACTAGAGACGACCAAGAGAGCAGAACAGATATGGGTTGAGTTTCTTAGTTCGCTTAATTGA